GGTTGTCATTTTCCACCTCCAGCGCGACTCCACCTTCGCATGGGCGCGATGGCGTTGACCCGAGCGGGCGCAGAGTGCACGCCATCGCCGCGAGGCGCTCACCTGCAAAGCCGACGGGAGTTCGTGTTTTCACCACGACTTCAGCCCTCTCAGTGCACTCGGAGATGCTCCGCATCCCACGACCAATCCACCTTCTTCTCAGATGTTCGAGGCTCCCCGAGAAGAAACGGGAGCTGGTGGGCAGAGATCCTGCCTCATCAGCCAGAAGTCCGATTACACGAACTAATCCTCCCACAGCAAGACATTAATAGCTGATATGTCTTCAAATAAGACTGTTTATTTGCGAATGAAGAGGGGAAAATGTTGAACCTGCTCGTTGAGTAAATAAACATGAAGATGGGTTCTGACCAATGCAATGAAGCAGCTATTAACCTCATTTAGAGTTCATGTAGAACAGTTCTACGTGGTCGGTTTTAAGGGACGTTGCTACGATTGCGAATCAAGTTCAATTCAATCATCTCGACACTTGAATTGATCCACTTCTTCGGTAGTTGACGTTGGATGCTGAACGTAGGCGTGACGTTTCAATGAATCgcacaaaaacacttttactCTCATAAAAGTTTTGTTCAAAACGTCGAGAGAACACGATGTTTTACTACCTTCGGTACGAGTGGTGTTTTAGTAACGAATCACTTGTTTTTAGATGCCTGTTCTTCTCGGGAACAAACCCTGTGAACAAGCTGCGCATAAATAACATCCAGCTGTTTACCTTTGCACGTTGTATTGAACACACAGATGACACGTAGGACTGAATGATGGGTCCTGCCAATTAAAAAACTCTTTGCATTCTCACATGAAAGTTCATAGCGTTTGATATTAAAATATATCGGAGCGACAAACTCACCGCTTCAGTCAATTATTGGAAAGCAGGAAATCACTGACTGCGTGGAGGGGGAAGTTGATGGGAGAAGAGTAAATTTATAACAATTTGTCACAAAATAATTCCAGGAATACTTTAAACATTAGATATTGATGATATGGAAGATGATCTGAGGTGAACTTTAATTTCAATTTGAATAACTTAATTTTAATAACAAAAGTCTTCCCTTTTCTTGTAACCATCTCCTGTGTTGATCTATCTTGGTTAAGTATTAATGGGAGGAAGTTGATAATAAGGTCGCTAAATTCAAGGCTGCCGGAACGCCAcggtgtgtgtgaataaagtcACATTTGTGGTTCTCAGCACTTTGAATGATTAAATGTGAATCTCCGGCAAATATCGAGGTTCTTATACTCTAAACTAATCTTTTCACTATCAACATAAGCAGTATTTTGTTTTTGGCTGCGTATTTAAATCTCTGTGTTACTTAAACAGGTGGTTTAAGGAggctctgtccccccccccccccgataagaAGGATGAATGTGAAACGAGTGTGTTGGTGTTTATTGGGTACATCAGTACACACTGTTGCTCTCTTTGCCacagtatatttatattctCACAAAGTCCATTTAGAGTCCGGCGACAGGAGCCTCGTCACGAGCCGGCATTGTGTAAAAACCCATCAGGAGATTCAAACAGAGTCAAACACCTCTGCGTATTTTGCAGCCACCACTGGTTTGTTGAGCCTCAAACACGTTAATTGGAATTCtttaaaaaggagagaaagtgtCGCATTACCATCCCACCTCCTGCAGTCACAGGCTGTCGAAACGCAATATTCCAAATTAGATTGTATTTGGATAATCTTTTGAACTGTAATAGGTTTCCAGCCAGCGGGCATATTACTATTGGCacatcattattaaacaaaagTGACACAGAACCATCACTTTGCAGGCGGAGCCAGATAAACGCTCGACACCGTGCAAATAATATTAGTTCTGCTTCCAGAGTCACCGGCTTATCTCTGGGATGCTATATTGGGTTCACATCCCTGTCGGCTGGCGAGGGCCTTCTGACGGAAGTGTCTAAATTTATGAGTagcccacgtgtgtgtgtgtgtgtgcgtgtgtgtgtgtggctgggtaggtgtgtgtgtgtgtgtgtgtgtgtgtgtgtgtggctgggtaggtgtgtgtgtgtgtgtgtggctgggtaggtgtgtgtgtggatgcattcTCATGCAAATTGGCAGTGCGCCCCCCTCTCGCGGCCTTAATGAGATCCGCCACTGCTGGTTAGCCTCTGGCAGCGGTGAGGAGGGCCGATGCCGGAGGCGGGACGGGACACCGCACCCAACCGCGCGGGGGGGGCCTCGGGGGCCTCGGGGGCCCCGCGACAGCCCCGCTGCGGGCAGACGGACGACCATCGGAGGCCATGAATCAGCGCCCCGCCTGTCGTGACCTTCGACACCGGGGAGACACACTTTAATGCCACTACAGCATGATACAGAGCGTCAATAAGACAGCGTGATGTAAAGCTGCCAATAAGAACAAggtttgctttttatttcttttatttattcatatcgtTTTACTGAACACAGCACATCTCCTGttgtgttaaacacacacagaaggaatAGTATTTTACTCACCGTGTTTATTTTGTGAAACAATGTGTGACGGGAACATCGTCCAAAGACCGAAATCAACAACGATGTTATTTTACccgcaaacaaaaataaatattcccgGAAACACATCAGAGGGCTAAACTGTTTGTGACATGATTCTTTTTTACTGTAAACATAAGAACTCTTGTTTTATATGACacgcggctgggggggggggggggggggggtctcctatGAGAGGCTGtgactactgagacactcttacacgcactaatgaagcacacacacttacacacacgtacatataTAAAACGTTAAACTCATCTGaaacactcacacgcacaaatGAGAGACGCATACATATGTActgctacacatacatgtgaAACATTTATACCTATCTCTTTGAAACactcatgcatgcatgcatatatatttttgaacatgtatGCATCCATAACCGAATCTCTATAAAAAGTTTAGATACATATTTAAGTGTTTCGCAGGTATTCATACGAGTAATCTCACTTTCACACTAAACGGCCCCTCACAGGCTCCCGGGACGTAGCATAAGCGCTAATGTGTTAGCCAggcaaaaaaagatattttgatGCTTCGGTAAAGTGCTTTGTGTTAAATAATCCACACTTACTGTAAAACGGAAAGGATTACACAATTAAATTCAATTTCATGGTTTGCGTTTGTTTGGCTTTTAACACTGAAAATCACTGAATTGAAGCCATGTGCTGCCTCGGAGGTGAGAAACGTCAACTCTGAAATCTCCATCACTAGAAATTGGTTTCAAGGAGACATGCCTGATCGCCTCTACGTCCCGTTTGCGCGCCGACCATCGCGCCGGCATCAgttgtggttcttttttttttttttaccgctgCTCGCCTTGAACCTTTAAACCACAATTCACAATCCCTCCGTCTCTTAAGCACGAGTGTCGCCTCCTCTCCCGATGGCTAATGGATGCTACGCGGCgcaaaaacacaaagggaaTGGATTATACTCGCATGGAAACGTCCCCTGGATTCGGCCCATTGGCCGTCGTCATGCGGCACTCGTATGGTCTCCCTTTGTGACGGCGGCTCTTTACATGCGTGCGTCTTGAATGTGCCgtgaaaggttgttttttttcgccTCTTCAGACCACTTATGGGACATGCTGCCAACGTGtcaaatggggaaaaaacaacattctaAAAGTCTCTTAAACAGCGGCCTGCTCCTTTGTCGTCGAAGTGGTTGATTTGGTCGCTTGCattggacaaaaaagaaaaaatgaaaaaaaacatacaggtgCATGTTGGGAGGATTTTTAGCAGCCAGAACGTTGGATGGTGAAAACGTGCAAAGGTTTTCaactcctgcttcattctgttTTGGGAGCAGGCGATGCGCGGAGGCCTCacgagggggcggggggttaaGGAGTGTGGTTTGTGGTGTGAAGCCAAAgcataaatacaattaaaaataataataatataatgcaAGAGCGTGAAACCCCCCTGAGACGAGCCCGCCGACTTAGTGCCGCCATTTAGATCAAAGGGAGCTGGAGCGATCACATAAAAGCGGGCGGTTTTAATCGAATGGAAAGCACATCCTTGGCAGGAGAGACTCTGCGAGAGGCAGAGGGCGGCTGAGAGGTGGGTTCTGACTCGAAGGGATGCAAAAAGTCGGTTCACCCGTATGTCGTTCCACCGCTTTGGTACCGATATGTTTGAATCATTGGGAGGATGAATCCCAGTGAGATCAAAGTTTTCACTCACTCAACACCCTTCCTTCTTGGATGGGCGGGACAGGCGTTCATGGTCTTGTTTAAAGATTCCCACCTTTCACCTGAGGCCTCAGTGGTGATCGTCCTCTTCTTAAGTTTTTTTTTCGACtaaatcaagttttttttgtccGTTTTGTCCGTGTTTCATTAGCAAATGTCAGCACGCTCGACTAAGATGGGGACGGTGTGTTAGCACTGTgattgttagcttgttagcgggctaacgttagcatttagctttaCGCCTCAACAATACTGTTCCGTGCAAATTTACCGTACTAGTGATAGCGTATAAGGGGAGAGAAGGCGCTTTAAAAGACGACGCTAtggtgaaaaaacacatttatgtctCGATCAACACCCCACATCTGCGTTCTATCAAAAGCAGGTGTTATTTTgttcaattaatttcattttgcaTGGAAAAGGCAGATGGTTGCTTTAGACCACCTCAGTTGGGAAACGGTATCGCCTTAAATTGCTCATCCTTGAATTAATATTTTCAACAAAACAGAAGTCATTTGTGTTATAGATTGTGACTTTTTAAACTCTTGCTGTCAGTATTTGTCGGCGCGCTGATGAGCACCAGATGTGTCGTCAATCACTCCTCCCAGAACCCATCACACTGAAACgctgtttaattaaaaagggAAAGTATAGCTACAAATGCTGCCTCAGTTTAAAAGGGGGAGATTATCCGAATTTTAAGACCAGGACGCCAAGGTCAATCCGATCGGCGGTTTGATCCACCAGCTCTTTTGTCTGATGCAACGTTGCTGCCAGCAGGTGAAACGAAAtatcaattcattcattatttcgTAGAAACCATTTGTGTGTTTCAAACTAATCCTTTCAGCCACGTTCAGCAATTTACTATTTGCTTGCTTAATATCTTTCACGTGCTTTCATTCATGACTCTGTTTGTGTATCAgtccacagcgtttccacgtaGCTCCTGGGGTACaagtgggcctttttttttttcctactggccGTTTCAGATTCCAGGTCGCATTTGTTCAAAGAAAAGCCTTCACTTTCACACTGTCCTTCATAAAGACTTGattgaaaggaagaaaagagcaAACGGGCCGTCGtttccacatttaaaaaaaaaaaaaaacggctccaCGTCTCTGGGACTTTGACACTGCAAAGACGGCGAGGGAGCTCCATTGGATGTGATGTTTCCTCAACTCCCGTCTCTGATTACATCCAGGTTTGTGttgactgtgggggggggggggggggctgcgggcGGTGCCTGCTGTCTCTTATAACGGATTCCTCAGAGTATCTGAGgggctgcagagagcctctgcTCAATGAGCAATTTATATGTTTTCAACAAAGCTTCTTCTTTGGAGCCCGAAGGCAGGTCTTAATTGTTAGACGCGATATCTTCActccccctctgcctctcccctTTCTTTGGCTGtttctcttctccctccctgcagCTATTAGGAATTGGATTTGGAGCAGAACAATCCATTtagtctctctcctccatctctttcttcCCTGCTCTCCACACCTCCTCCTGTAGGTTTCTCTCATCAAAGCCGAGGCTTAAATCTTGTCTATTTTTAcctgaaggaaaggaaagggaggGATGAGGTAATGCTTTTGCCGTCCATCAGGTGAGCAGCGGTGCATTCGGTCTGGGGAGCGAGCGCCACCACGTGGACTGAAAGAGCGGATGAAAGCGGCCTTGGCACCGAGGCGCGGCGTGGAGGGGCGAGCTGCGGGGGGATCACGCGTGGAACCAAGAGTACGCAGATCAGGAAGTAAATAATGGAAGACGTCATTAAATGAAACGCAGGGCTTAATGTTGAATTCGAGAACAACGGACTTAATTCATTCGGGTGCTGCGAGTCCCTTTTTTGAGGGGGGCAGCTTGAATGAGTGTAAGCAGAGCTCCCCCTAGTGGATTCACACAGTCAACACGTGCATTTTAGGTCCCTAATTACACTTCATCAATAGAACAAGATGAGCCAGCTGGGATCTTATGTTTTAAAATCCagaccaaaaacacacaatctcaGGATGtatttaattgttgtttttttatagtgGTTTATTTGGTAGGGACAgtgcacattaataaaacattgctGTAAATGTACCAGTTAGCccaaaggctttttttccaTCTGTAGTATGTGTAATATCTGTGAGAAGGTTAAATGAAGGAACTGCTCCTCTGAACCATccgtgggaagaaaaaaaaaaaaaacttttaaaaaatattttccttgCGAGGGAGAAGAAtctggacacaaaaaaaaaacgactaaaCTAATAAAATcgtcataaaaacaaaaagcatagCGGAAAAGATTTGATTGTATCGTATTCACTTTGAGTCActtcctggttctcctcacATGGCAAAGGGCTCCATTCCTGGCAGTGGGAAAGCTTCTTGGTTTGTTAGCTTACGACGGCAGCACGTGACACCGCGTGATATGTTCCACACGGGGCGACATAGCGTGtatgaagagcagcaggagggggggggggggggggggcggcggcggcgaggctcCATTTGCCTGAGATCAACCAAAAGTCCCCTTTGTCAACACATTCCTCAGAGAGAAAGTAAAACTAAACCACCGACAATAAATAATACGTCTGAAAAGGAAGCTTTTTCCACAGAGGGGAAACAAATGTAAAGGaaggcgggagagagagagatctccatcctccatcctccGTCCCCACGGCGCCACgcggcttctcctcctcctccgccggcgCTGGAAGGCGCGGAGGCGCCGCAAAGGAGCCCCTTGCGGCGAACCCGGAGACGCCGTCGGGTCAAGTCAGAGGAGGCGAAGGCGGGAGCGGCGGGTCGCGTTCCTCAGTCGTCTTTGTGGCGCCCGTTGCAGCTCTCCGCCCGATGCCGCGGGTGGTTTTCGACAACGAGGTGGTCCTCGACGAAGGACGGGTGATTCTCTATAAAACGACTAAGTtcatctggagaaaaaaaaaaaaaaactgttataaTGTAATTTCTTGTGAATATAAAGAGTCGTATTGTGATTAAACCTCTTGTATCTTGGTAAAAGGTAAAGAAGGGACTGGAATAGATCATCATGGGAAATGATGCAATGGGCAATCATCTCCTCACTGGTCTCGTGTCTCATGAGACACGTTTTCTCACCGTACGTGATCGCCGCTCTGCGGGGCCCCTTCAGCGCTGAAAACAGACTCGAGAGTTCCACCTTTTTCACTCCCAACATTATTTCGAAGATGGCGGCAAGGTCCCGTTGCAGGACGTCCCCGGTCTCCTCGTTCTCGAACATCTGCACGACGACACGGATGCCGAGTGGaatgaattaatgaaaaaaaaaaaaaaaaaaaaaccccggcTGGAAGGGGGATTGGACAGAACACGGGCTCACCTCGAAGGCCAACTTGAGGGTCTCCATCGACTCGGACGGTCGACGGACGGTCGACAGAGCGACGACATACAGCCGGACGTCCATCAGCCCGTCTCCACGCTGGTGGACACAAAAAATGATCTCAGGTGagcagaaagaacaaaaaaatacaaatacaaacgaaggttaaaaaatatgtttgcaTCTGTAGCTTTCACTTTTAATCCAAAGATCAAAGTAAGCAAAGATCCATTCACGCTAAATTGAAATGTTTCGGCATTTAGCAGATTTCATGTTCCCCACAAGGGGGGGCTGAGCAGCTGTTTGAAGGCGCTTCCGATCAGAAGAACGAGGTGGATCGGAAACACAAACCTGCAACCCCGGAACCGTTAAACGTCGAAGCACTTTTTAACAAGTTCAGGTGTGCAGACACGTCTCCAGGGTTACAATTCTAAACGTAGCCATCACATTACTGCTATATTCCCGAGTTGTTGATCCAGCCACTAACCCAAGTGCAGATCACGCTACACATGATTTCCGAGGGTAAAAGTGAGACCCCCGGGGCTGCGTTCACCTGGGCGAAGAGGCCGTGGACTTGTGCGAGCGCGTCCGTGAGCGGCAGATCGAGGAACTGGGCCAAGTCCTCGGCGCTCAGCCCGTCTCCCTGCAGCTTCCTGGCTCTCCTGGCCAGCTCCTCCAGCGCGTCGCCCGCGCTTCCCGCTCTCAGCCTGTCAAGAGAGTCCGAGCGAAATCACGCACGGCAGCGCGGCACCGCTGCAGCGCCGGGCCAAACAAACCCGCGGCGCGGCACGCTGGCGAAGTCACGGCTGCCACTTCATTCGAGTCGAAGTGACGCAACTTGAATCAAATACGTGAATGAAATGTAACGAGAGACCTTCCCCCCCCGTTAGCTCTCGGACTTAGAACCACCTGGCACCCGGTTTGAACACGGGTTCGACCGGCGGGTTCCGGTCCCGCCGCACTCACCGCAGGCGGCACACGAGCCGGTGGAACGCCAGCAGGCCGCCGCAGTCGAGGGCGCGTAGCGGGCCCTGCGACAGGCTGATCTCCCGGTCATCGAAGGACAGGTCCGTGAGCGGGAGCTGCAGCGccctgaccggggggggggggggacgagaagGGACGAGAGGGTCGGTGAGGACGTCTGCGTCGGCGCGTTATCGACGcgctacagaaaaaaacacaaaccacgCTCACCTGGCCATGAGCTTTCGGACGTTGTTGGCAAACAGGGCGGGGTTCTCCCGCTCCTCGTTGGACGGCGTGTAAACAGGGAGgtactgagggaggggggggggtgggggggggaggagggggggagagagagaatcccGTCACCAAACGGCGTTTCCATCACTTCTCGCGGCAATCGGATCTGCTGGCGGGCTCCCCGCGCCACTCACCTCGATCTCCATGGGGTTGTGAGTCTGGCACAGAGTGAGCCACAGGAGCTTGAACCTGCAAGACAGAAGACGCGTCTCTCTGAGCGAGGAGGACAACCGGAGGACGATGGAAGGAGACAAAGCCGGAGATAACGGaggagcttcccccccccccccctccccctgcggCCTTTCACCATGTCCACTCGTAATGGAAAACAGGTCACTGGTGTTgtgaaggctgtgtgtgtgtgtgtgtgtgagacaaaagCAAACACTTACGCGCCGGGACCTCGCCACGTCCACGAAATAGTGTCCTGCGGAGAGGACAAAGACACAGTCAATTCACGACCATTTGTCACAACCTCCGTTTGGCCGAAGACCGACACACATCATGCATCGTACTCCCCACGGATCCCTAAAGGTCGTACTGACAAGGGCTCAGGAAATCATTTGTCGACCTCAGAAAAAAGGCCATTAAAAAGATTCTGATAATGTCGGATAACGCTTTGAGGGAATATCGCAGCAGGCCTCTGTAGCTCCTCATCGCCGCTCCAGGCTACTGCAGCGACACTAGTCCTGATATATACAGCCCGACTGTCAACCgttgagttgcattgtgggcaATGTGCACTCAAGGAAGAAATGATGCGTGGAATGAGGAAGGAACAACACTTCTCTTTGAAAAATGCGTTTGATTCGACCCACTAACAAGACACGTATTTCGGGTGTCGCACTGACACGTTGTCACGGTGACTGAAAGCAGCCGAAAGGGAAACGCTAAATAACAACACCATCTATTAAGAGCAACATAATTCATGAGtgatgagagagagatgaaatATCATCCTACTAGAACATACAGTCACTCAACACAGGAGCAGCACGTGCTGGCGGGACGCGACCATTACATCACAGGCCCGTCGGCACGTGTGGGTTCTTCTTGaaaccctgaacttaactttcAAATTCAAAGAGCGCGTTTTACCAGTGTGTTGGGGTAGCGCAGCACCACAGGCTGCACTGGGAGTCCTGGAATGAAagcacctgagagagagagatggagagacgaGAGAAGATGTTTAAATCGATTAGTACAtgcacaacatgcaatgacCTGCAGCCTGGCAGACAAGCTCTCTATGGAGGCCTTTTCTACTACTGTGCTAATGTtactaataaaaaataaaaaaaaaggcttctgaCTTGGGGGCAGTTCAACAagctgtgaaataaataattaaagtgAGTTATgatcattaaaaaatgtaactaCAAATTAAAGTTAATCTTACAAGCAGACAGCTGCTATGGAAACGCATCACTTCAAAATGTTAATGTGTAAATAATTAGTAAGCCCTCAAGGTGAGTTAAAACAACACCTATAAAAAAAGGTagaggaataaaacacacatcaacCCGGAGGAGATGATTAAGATGAAACATCCGACAGCGCATTTCAACAATATTGGTCTTCCGTGTTGGTTTTAGACCGCGAGAGCGATCACGCCCTGAAAGCAAGGCGTCGAGGAGACGGACGAGGAGGGCGGCGTCCTCACGGAGACGTCCTCGCGGAGGCGTCAAAGGGACTGGACGACGTACCCGAGCAGCACGTCACGCACGCGCGgcgtgaaaaacacacacacactttagctgGGGGGGGCAAACTGTCCCATAACTAACGTGAGCTGCCCAGGTGTCCTCAAGAAAAACGCTGTCCTCAAAACCCGCCGGGCCGGCGTGGAATGTCAAGTTGCCCCCAGGAAGCTACACCAAGGCACACGGagttaaaacaacacacacacacacacacatacacacacacacacacacacacacacacacacacacacacacagagtctggAGGACACCGAGCCTCCCTTTCAGTTTGGCTTGCTGCGTCTCTTatgtaataacatttttttattttttttttgcctgtggACAAAGAGGACGTTGGTGTCCCCCGACGTCTCCGCGCAGGGAGTCCAGCGCTTGATTGATGGCTCCGACAGGCTCAACTCACAGGGACACGCCCTCTCTCACGAGAATCAGATGAGCAAATGACCACAGCACTCAAAACCTTGTAATGGACTTTAAACACCACTGAATGCTTTGAAAAGCATCAAAAGTGATCTCTTTTAAGGTATTATATATTACTTGATTAACAATTTCAAGTTTTtggacaaaaatgaaaaagattatTCAAAAATCTTTGGTCAGAAAGTAATTTAAACAAAATTGTAAACGTATTAGAACTAATAAATTTGGTCTAAATATGacaatggaaaagaaaatattagtTCTCAAAATGTTATGGtgtaaaaatgtcaaacaatatttggacaagaaaaatgtaatgaagAAATATGAGGTGTTGGAATGAgtatcaaaaaatatttttccaaaatgtaacaaaagtaaaaatattaggtaaaaaagtggaaattaaataaatgtctaaattgtcattaaaaatattaggttgaaaaatgaTGCTTCTGTGTGACACTAGTAAACCACTGATAAGATGCATAGTTCTATATAGTTATTATTAAATGCTCCTCATCAGACATCAACAGATTTAATTATGCAGGTTCACCAGAAACTTATTTTGTGCATAAAAGcgcaaaatctgaaaaaaacaaacaaatgttcctCATGACAAGTAACAGTGTGACAGGTTACACTGATCCCAACAACCGGATCAGTTGATCCACGTAAATCCTCTCTccccacgtgggggggggggaacctccGCCTCAACAATCCTGGTTCGATATTAAAGCCCCACCCTCGTAAACACGTGCACGATTCTCCCCGACGCCCCAACACATACCAGGCTTGAACAAGATGATCCCCGACCGGTTGGTGCACGTCCCCTCCGGGAAAATCATGATCTGCAACGGAGTGAACGCTCGGTGAGAGTCGCACACGCAGGCAAAACATCTGGCTCCCCGGCGCGTTACGCTCGGCTCGTGTACCTCACCTGAGGCCACTCCCCTCCGGACCGGGCTCGCCGCTTGATCTCCTCCACCGTTTTTCTCCTGGAGTCCTGGTCCGAGCGGCACACGAACACGGGCCTGATGTAGCTGATCA
This genomic interval from Pungitius pungitius chromosome 17, fPunPun2.1, whole genome shotgun sequence contains the following:
- the lpcat1 gene encoding lysophosphatidylcholine acyltransferase 1, which translates into the protein MKSSNSRPPRAATNPFVHELKLTIPQTIKIALMTVTVFPVRLLLVASLMLLAWPFAFVASLRRSDFVMEPPSWWMSAIDLCLRVIMRAMWFCGGFHWIKVKGERAPPADVPILAVAPHSSYFDAIPVTMTMCSIVGKLESRSIPVWGTLISYIRPVFVCRSDQDSRRKTVEEIKRRARSGGEWPQIMIFPEGTCTNRSGIILFKPGAFIPGLPVQPVVLRYPNTLDTISWTWRGPGAFKLLWLTLCQTHNPMEIEYLPVYTPSNEERENPALFANNVRKLMARALQLPLTDLSFDDREISLSQGPLRALDCGGLLAFHRLVCRLRLRAGSAGDALEELARRARKLQGDGLSAEDLAQFLDLPLTDALAQVHGLFAQRGDGLMDVRLYVVALSTVRRPSESMETLKLAFEMFENEETGDVLQRDLAAIFEIMLGVKKVELSSLFSALKGPRRAAITYDELSRFIENHPSFVEDHLVVENHPRHRAESCNGRHKDD